The Gavia stellata isolate bGavSte3 chromosome 1, bGavSte3.hap2, whole genome shotgun sequence genome has a segment encoding these proteins:
- the CFAP97D2 gene encoding uncharacterized protein CFAP97D2, producing the protein MHRAYQPILPCGNKYLQLKWDKAKYEEHKKRIQAAKPLVDTSAPATYGHLHLKLGKLKLEEDRLSVIERDNHLLLEKVSFILRTKGQIDNKNDYNAKSLNGEKQKQELRRVNQENRAILDRITKSQPQYQVQRWHEDWQQAEKYMANIARYPHGWCKSQSRKEKTIHMDFQALNFSKNALKPYCLQFK; encoded by the exons ATGCATCGAGCCTACCAGCCAATTTTACCATGTGGCAACAAATACCTTCAGCTAAAATGGGACAAAGCAAAGTATGAAGAACACAAGAAAAGG ATCCAGGCAGCAAAACCATTAGTGGACACAAGTGCCCCTGCAACATACGGCCATCTTCATCTGAAGTTAGGGAAGCTGAAG TTGGAGGAAGACCGACTTTCTGTCATCGAAAGGGACAACCAtttgctgctggagaaggtgtCCTTCATCCTGAGAACAAAGGGACAAATTGACAACAAAAATGACTATAACGCCAAAAG tttaaatggagaaaagcaaaagcaggagcTGCGGAGAGTGAACCAGGAGAACCGTGCCATTCTGGATAGAATTACAAAGTCCCAGCCTCAGTATCAAGTTCAGCGATGGCATGAGGATTGGCAACAAGCTGAAAAATACATGGCCAACATTGCGAGATATCCTCATGGGTGGTGTAAATCACAGAGCCGAAAG GAGAAAACTATTCACATGGATTTCCAGGCCTTGAATTTCAGCAAGAATGCATTGAAACCATATTGCCTGCAgtttaaataa